In Caloenas nicobarica isolate bCalNic1 chromosome 5, bCalNic1.hap1, whole genome shotgun sequence, a single genomic region encodes these proteins:
- the PTH gene encoding parathyroid hormone yields MTSIKNLARTAIILYAICFFTKSDGRPMMKRSVSEMQLMHNLGEHRHAVERQDWLQMKLQDVHSALEDARTQRPRNKDDIVMGEIRGRRLLPEHLRAAMQKKSIDLDKAYMDVIFKTKP; encoded by the exons ATGACTTCTATAAAAAATCTGGCCAGGACTGCAATAATTTTATATGCCATATGCTTTTTTACGAAGTCTGATGGAAGACCAATGAT GAAAAGATCAGTGAGTGAGATGCAGTTAATGCATAATCTTGGAGAGCATCGACACGCTGTGGAGAGACAGGACTGGCTTCAGATGAAACTGCAGGACGTGCACAGTGCCCTCGAGGATGCCAGGACCCAGAGGCCTCGGAACAAGGATGATATTGTCATGGGTGAGATAAGAGGTCGCAGACTGCTTCCTGAGCACTTGCGCGCAGCAATGCAGAAGAAATCCATCGATCTGGACAAAGCTTACATGGATGTAatctttaaaacaaagccaTAA